The Pyxidicoccus sp. MSG2 DNA segment CCTGGGTGGTGCCCTTGATGATGACGCGCACCAGGGGCAGCCCTTCGTCCGTCAGGCGGTCCGCCACGCGGCCCTTGATGGTGCGGCCCGCCACCACCTGCACCGCTGGCGGCTGCGACACGGGAGCGGGCGCCGCCGGGCTGGCTGCCGCCGGCTCCGGCGCTGGAGTCGCGGGAGCCTGCGCCGCGGGCTGGGGTTCGGGAGCCGGCGCCGCGTCCTGCGCCATGGTTTCCAACGAAAAGAGTGCAATTACGCACCCCGGAATCAACGCCCTTCTCAGCGTCATTCGGTCCTCACGTCTCTGCGTTTGAACGGCCCCCCCTGAAGGATGCCGTGGACTTGAATCGTCCCCGGCTGAACGCTTCCGAGTCAACGACATATCGGGATTTCAGGAACTTGCCTGCCGCTCTTGTTGCAACAGAGGGACAGGAATTCTCCGCCCCGGTGAGACATGCGCGTTTGAAACACAGAGGCAGCGCAGACCCACCCATCCGGTAGGGCGTTCATTGGGGGCCCCAGCAAGTCGAGGCGCGTTATCACAAACCGTGCCGCGGTTCCCCAAAGGCTCGGGGCGTTCGACGTGCCCCACCGGAGAATCCTCGATGCCTGCCTCCCTCACCGCGCGCGCGCCCCTGGGCGCGCGGCGTCTCTGTACATCCACCATCCATCCGTGCGTCGTCGCGGTGCTCCTGGCACTGACCGTGTCCGCGCCGGCCAGTGCGGGTTCGCTCCCATGGCGCAGCGTGGCGTCGTTACCGCTCGCCCAGTGTCCGCCGACGCAGCCGCCGGTGGGCCACTGGCCCCATGACTTCGTCGGCACGGCCCGGCCCACCTTCTCGTGGACGGCGGTGAGCGGAGCCACCTCGTACACGCTCTATGTCCTCGACCCCGCGGAGAACATCATCGTCCGGCAGACGAACCTGACGCAGACGTCCTTCACGCCCACGAGTGACCTGCCCGGAGGCGTGCTGCTCCGGTGGAAGGTGAAGGGCGAGAGCCCCTGTGGCCCGGGGCCCTACTCACAGGACCTCTACTTCACCGTGCCGGGCCCTCCGGCGCCGCCCTCGGTGCGGATTGTCGCGCCCGCCGACGAGAGCACGGTGACGGGGCCGGTGGACGTGCAGGTGCAGGTCAGCCCCGACACGCGCTTCGTCGAGTTCTACGTCGACGGCGTCTACCTTGCGACGCAGAGCGGGGGCGCCTACAGCTTCCCGTGGAACCCGGCCGTCAACCCGTTGCCGGCGCCGAACCACGCGATGCAACTGGGTTACTACTTCGCGGACGGTCGCTATGGGAACTTCCGTTCGGAGGTGTCCGGCTACACCAACCTGTATTACGCGTGGGCGCGGCGTGGCTACGAGCCGGACAGCACCGCGCCGGACGCGGTGTGGCTGCCGCTGATGC contains these protein-coding regions:
- a CDS encoding Ig-like domain-containing protein, whose amino-acid sequence is MPASLTARAPLGARRLCTSTIHPCVVAVLLALTVSAPASAGSLPWRSVASLPLAQCPPTQPPVGHWPHDFVGTARPTFSWTAVSGATSYTLYVLDPAENIIVRQTNLTQTSFTPTSDLPGGVLLRWKVKGESPCGPGPYSQDLYFTVPGPPAPPSVRIVAPADESTVTGPVDVQVQVSPDTRFVEFYVDGVYLATQSGGAYSFPWNPAVNPLPAPNHAMQLGYYFADGRYGNFRSEVSGYTNLYYAWARRGYEPDSTAPDAVWLPLMQGAVASAAAEGWNIQLNLNLQEQTPGRVTPLDAVLDLVAPYWSHVARIELASGPDWSRAETEARILDLRARLSARGLAARPMGNVYSIDQVRTLDAIFATGLDFVGIEAFVDGPGHPISQGNTSYLVSRVTEAKQRVPTSKLIVLVVQSDTRNGTWTNLDNLRDLQLTPYYHLAANDPRVVALTLYTYGRPQGARDNPVLKPTHMRIAEKLFGVSIPGSKCGRRTLTAAAYNAQGQGRLQNVEVTVAGPGCP